In a single window of the Pedococcus dokdonensis genome:
- a CDS encoding bifunctional nuclease family protein, producing MKVLEVLGVRVEMPTNHPIVLLRERDGDRYLPIWIGAAEATAIAYAQQGIEPPRPLTHDLMKNVIEGLGHRLTEVRIVELRDGVFHAALILDGTTEISSRSSDAIALALRTGTTIVAGESLLEEAGVAMSGEEDKDDEVEKFREFLDHVSAEDFETEPGDKGPAD from the coding sequence GTGAAGGTCCTCGAGGTGCTCGGTGTCCGGGTCGAGATGCCCACCAACCACCCCATCGTCCTGCTCCGTGAGCGTGACGGCGACCGCTACCTGCCGATCTGGATCGGCGCGGCCGAGGCGACGGCCATCGCCTACGCCCAGCAGGGCATCGAGCCGCCCCGCCCGCTCACGCACGACCTGATGAAGAACGTCATCGAGGGGCTCGGCCACCGGCTGACCGAAGTGCGCATCGTCGAGCTGCGCGACGGCGTCTTCCACGCCGCGCTGATCCTCGACGGCACCACCGAGATCTCGTCGCGCTCGTCGGACGCCATCGCCCTGGCGCTGCGCACCGGGACCACCATCGTCGCGGGGGAGTCACTGCTCGAGGAGGCCGGCGTCGCCATGTCGGGTGAGGAGGACAAGGACGACGAGGTCGAGAAGTTCCGGGAGTTCCTGGACCACGTCTCGGCCGAGGACTTCGAGACCGAACCGGGCGACAAGGGACCAGCGGACTGA
- a CDS encoding DUF881 domain-containing protein: MTSTGPEHAGPEDTSGSWSRLLRMARPRATRANAFAALLAIVLGFAIATQVQQTNQSGLEQLREDELVRILDDVSQEQDRLSNDRRELESSRDRLVSGVDSSAEALKSAQERLDTLGILTGTVPATGPGIVININDPDHKVTAARLLDALQELRDAGAEAVQIGDVRVVSDTWFADVDGAIEIGGERVEPPYVITAIGDSATMASAMEIPGGVSESVRGDGAIPSVRQSDNLAVTALHSLSEPRYARPVPAPSP; the protein is encoded by the coding sequence ATGACGAGCACCGGACCAGAGCACGCCGGTCCCGAGGACACCTCGGGCTCGTGGAGCCGGCTACTGCGCATGGCCCGGCCGCGCGCGACCAGGGCCAACGCGTTCGCCGCGCTGCTGGCCATCGTGCTGGGCTTCGCGATCGCGACCCAGGTCCAGCAGACCAACCAGAGCGGCCTCGAGCAGCTCCGCGAGGACGAGCTGGTCCGGATCCTCGACGACGTCAGCCAGGAGCAGGACCGGTTGTCCAACGACCGGCGCGAGCTGGAGTCCAGTCGCGACCGGCTGGTGTCCGGTGTCGACTCCAGCGCCGAGGCGCTCAAGTCGGCCCAGGAGCGCCTCGACACCCTGGGCATCCTCACCGGCACCGTGCCGGCGACCGGTCCGGGCATCGTGATCAACATCAACGACCCCGACCACAAGGTCACCGCGGCCCGGCTGCTGGACGCCCTCCAGGAGCTGCGCGACGCCGGGGCGGAGGCCGTCCAGATCGGTGACGTCCGCGTCGTCTCCGACACGTGGTTCGCCGACGTGGACGGTGCGATCGAGATCGGTGGCGAGCGCGTGGAGCCGCCCTACGTCATCACGGCGATCGGCGACAGCGCGACGATGGCCTCGGCGATGGAGATCCCCGGAGGGGTCAGCGAGTCGGTCCGCGGTGACGGTGCGATACCGTCCGTCCGCCAGTCCGACAACCTTGCCGTCACCGCGTTGCACAGTCTGAGCGAGCCTCGTTACGCTCGGCCCGTCCCGGCACCGTCGCCCTGA
- a CDS encoding small basic family protein — protein sequence MIPLLGLIGGVLVGLLWGPDVPVALQPYLPIAVIAALDAVFGAVRAVLDGIFNDKVFVVSFLANVVVAAFIVFLGDQLGVGSQLSTGVVVVLGVRIFSNVASIRRHLFKA from the coding sequence GTGATACCCCTCCTCGGCCTCATCGGCGGCGTGCTGGTCGGACTCCTCTGGGGTCCTGACGTGCCCGTCGCCCTGCAGCCCTACCTGCCCATCGCCGTCATCGCGGCGCTCGACGCCGTCTTCGGTGCGGTGCGGGCCGTGCTCGACGGGATCTTCAACGACAAGGTCTTCGTCGTGTCGTTCCTCGCGAACGTCGTGGTCGCCGCCTTCATCGTGTTCCTCGGCGACCAGCTGGGGGTCGGGTCGCAGCTGAGCACCGGCGTCGTGGTCGTCCTCGGGGTGCGGATCTTCTCCAACGTGGCCTCGATCCGCAGGCACCTGTTCAAGGCATGA
- a CDS encoding FHA domain-containing protein produces MNGSENDEQTSRPHEPTTMRLPGINDLEQVDTSAETEVALSKADQATVDALRPGTALLVVLRGPNTGARFLLDDDEVNSGRHPDSDIFLDDVTVSRKHATFRREQDTFVVRDVGSLNGTYVNRERIDEVTLQTGDEVQIGKFRLVFYAGRA; encoded by the coding sequence ATGAACGGCAGCGAGAACGACGAGCAGACGTCTCGGCCCCACGAGCCGACGACGATGCGGCTGCCCGGGATCAACGACCTCGAGCAGGTGGACACCAGCGCCGAGACCGAGGTCGCGCTCAGCAAGGCCGACCAGGCGACCGTCGACGCATTGCGCCCGGGCACGGCCCTGCTGGTCGTCCTGCGCGGGCCCAACACCGGCGCGCGGTTCCTGCTCGATGACGACGAGGTCAACTCCGGCCGGCACCCCGACAGCGACATCTTCCTCGACGACGTGACGGTGTCGCGCAAGCACGCGACCTTCCGGCGTGAGCAGGACACGTTCGTGGTGCGCGACGTGGGCTCGCTCAACGGCACCTACGTCAACCGCGAGCGGATCGACGAGGTCACCCTCCAGACCGGTGACGAGGTCCAGATCGGCAAGTTCCGCCTGGTGTTCTACGCCGGCAGGGCCTGA
- a CDS encoding MalY/PatB family protein, with protein MDNPLLGPGLERLRERRSVKWRLYDPDVLPLWVAEMDVVPAEPIQRAVAQAMTSGDTGYPWAADYAEALASFAATRWGWEPDPATMEIVPDVMLGVVEVLKLVTDPGAAVVVNSPVYPPFFQFVGHLDHRVVEAPLGADGRLDLASLEEAFREATRDGRRAAYLLCNPQNPTGAVHTREELTAALELAEENGVRVVADEIHAPVVHAPSSFTSVASLPSGSRAIALMSASKAFNLAGLKAAMAVPGPDTVADLARIPEEVSHGASHLGVIAHRAAYLEGGVWLDALLTGLDANRRLLESLLAEQLPDVGYRVPEGTFLAWLDFSALDLGDDPAAVLRERARVALHPGPGFGSGGKGHARLNFGTSPDIVREAIGRIAAAL; from the coding sequence ATGGACAACCCGCTGCTCGGTCCCGGTCTGGAACGGCTCCGTGAGCGCCGCAGCGTCAAGTGGCGGCTGTACGACCCGGACGTCCTCCCTCTCTGGGTGGCCGAGATGGACGTCGTCCCGGCGGAGCCGATCCAGCGTGCTGTGGCGCAGGCGATGACCAGTGGGGACACCGGCTACCCCTGGGCCGCCGACTACGCAGAGGCCCTGGCGTCGTTCGCCGCCACGCGCTGGGGCTGGGAGCCCGACCCCGCCACGATGGAGATCGTGCCCGATGTGATGCTCGGTGTCGTCGAGGTGCTCAAGCTCGTCACGGACCCCGGCGCAGCGGTCGTGGTCAACTCCCCCGTCTACCCGCCGTTCTTCCAGTTCGTCGGCCACCTCGACCACCGGGTGGTGGAGGCGCCGCTCGGTGCGGACGGGCGGCTCGACCTCGCCTCCCTGGAGGAGGCGTTCAGGGAGGCGACCCGCGATGGCCGCCGCGCGGCATACCTGCTCTGCAACCCGCAGAACCCGACGGGCGCCGTGCACACCCGCGAGGAGCTCACCGCGGCCCTCGAGCTGGCCGAGGAGAACGGCGTGCGGGTGGTGGCCGACGAGATCCACGCGCCGGTGGTGCACGCACCGTCGTCGTTCACCTCCGTGGCGTCACTGCCTTCCGGCTCGCGGGCCATCGCCCTCATGTCGGCGTCCAAGGCCTTCAACCTCGCGGGGCTCAAGGCTGCGATGGCGGTGCCGGGCCCCGACACTGTCGCCGACCTCGCGCGGATCCCCGAGGAGGTGTCGCACGGGGCGAGCCACCTGGGGGTGATCGCCCACCGGGCGGCCTACCTCGAGGGCGGTGTCTGGCTCGACGCGCTCCTGACCGGGCTGGACGCCAACCGGCGCCTCCTCGAGTCGCTCCTGGCGGAGCAGCTGCCCGACGTCGGCTACCGCGTGCCGGAGGGGACGTTCCTCGCGTGGCTCGACTTCAGCGCCCTCGACCTCGGTGACGACCCGGCGGCCGTCCTGCGCGAGCGCGCTCGAGTGGCGCTGCACCCTGGTCCGGGCTTCGGCAGCGGCGGCAAGGGGCACGCCCGGCTGAACTTCGGGACCTCACCCGACATCGTCCGCGAGGCGATCGGCCGGATCGCGGCGGCCCTCTAG
- the ftsR gene encoding transcriptional regulator FtsR: MSTGTTPQSMTIGAVLAALQPDFPDVTISKIRFLESEGLVTPSRTRSGYRTYSAADLDRLRYVLTAQRDHFWPLKVIADALDAMDRGLTPQRLEAGMPRPSVPAPVADPEAPSAAELTTRSTLRLTRAELTESAGLDPETVDALETFGLLHADESGHFGDAALTVAHTAAQLAAYGLEPRHLRPFRTAADREIGLVQQVVTPHRSGSGRSGRSGAAGDPTGDVLRLCIALHTALVRDGLQRG, encoded by the coding sequence GTGAGCACCGGCACGACACCACAGTCGATGACGATCGGTGCGGTGCTCGCCGCGCTGCAGCCGGACTTCCCGGACGTCACGATCTCCAAGATCCGGTTCCTCGAGTCCGAGGGCCTGGTGACCCCGTCCCGCACCCGGTCCGGCTACCGCACCTACTCGGCCGCCGACCTCGACCGGCTCCGCTACGTCCTCACGGCCCAGCGCGACCACTTCTGGCCGCTCAAGGTGATCGCCGACGCCCTGGACGCGATGGACCGTGGGCTCACCCCGCAGCGCCTCGAGGCCGGTATGCCGCGCCCCTCGGTCCCAGCCCCGGTGGCCGACCCCGAGGCGCCCAGCGCGGCTGAGCTCACCACGCGCAGCACCCTGCGGCTCACCCGTGCGGAGCTGACCGAGTCCGCGGGCCTCGACCCCGAGACCGTCGACGCGCTGGAGACCTTCGGACTCCTGCACGCCGACGAGTCCGGGCACTTCGGCGACGCGGCCCTCACGGTCGCGCACACGGCTGCCCAGCTCGCGGCCTACGGGTTGGAGCCGCGGCACCTGCGGCCCTTCCGCACCGCGGCCGACCGCGAGATCGGGCTGGTCCAGCAGGTCGTCACGCCGCACCGGTCGGGCTCCGGACGCAGCGGCCGCTCCGGCGCCGCGGGCGATCCCACGGGTGACGTGCTGCGCCTCTGCATCGCCCTGCACACCGCCCTCGTGAGGGACGGGCTCCAGCGCGGCTGA
- the gcvH gene encoding glycine cleavage system protein GcvH, whose product MSELEYPQDLRYTAEHEWVRSGDDGTVRIGITSFAQDSLGDVVYVSLPTVGDTVSAGDACGEVESTKSVSDLYAPLAGEVTAVNEALDATPELVNTDPYGEGWMYELRPADAAAVEALLDPAAYQAQLG is encoded by the coding sequence ATGAGCGAGCTGGAGTACCCCCAGGACCTGCGTTACACGGCCGAGCACGAGTGGGTGCGCTCGGGCGACGACGGCACGGTGCGGATCGGGATCACCTCGTTCGCGCAGGACTCGCTGGGCGACGTGGTCTACGTCAGCCTGCCGACCGTCGGCGACACCGTCTCCGCGGGCGACGCCTGCGGTGAGGTCGAGTCGACGAAGTCGGTCAGCGACCTCTACGCCCCCCTCGCGGGCGAGGTCACGGCCGTCAACGAAGCCCTCGACGCGACCCCCGAGCTGGTCAACACCGACCCCTACGGCGAGGGCTGGATGTACGAGCTGCGTCCCGCCGACGCGGCTGCCGTGGAGGCGCTGCTCGATCCGGCGGCATACCAGGCCCAGCTCGGCTGA
- a CDS encoding CDP-alcohol phosphatidyltransferase family protein, whose amino-acid sequence MPAPGDRGRVGGEPAVSDRVLTLPNVLSVLRLVGVPIFLWAILSEHDVLALVTLMLSGVSDYLDGKIARRFGMESRLGQLLDPFADRLYIATTLFGLAWRDIIPWWLVAALVGREVLLAGVLWWVKRYGQTGLPVHFVGKAATFNLLYAFPLLLLGEGTSTFAAWALPIGWAFAWWGTVLYWVAGVMYIVQARQVVAAHPVPAT is encoded by the coding sequence GTGCCAGCACCAGGAGACCGGGGGAGGGTCGGCGGCGAGCCTGCCGTGTCCGACCGTGTCCTGACGCTGCCCAACGTGCTGTCGGTGCTGCGGCTGGTCGGCGTCCCGATCTTCCTGTGGGCGATCCTGTCCGAGCACGACGTGCTCGCCCTGGTCACGCTGATGCTGTCCGGTGTCAGCGACTACCTCGACGGCAAGATCGCCCGCCGGTTCGGCATGGAGTCCAGGCTGGGCCAGCTGCTCGACCCGTTCGCGGACCGCCTCTACATCGCGACCACCCTGTTCGGGCTCGCGTGGCGCGACATCATCCCGTGGTGGCTCGTGGCGGCCCTCGTGGGACGTGAGGTGCTGCTCGCCGGCGTGCTGTGGTGGGTCAAGCGCTACGGCCAGACGGGGCTGCCCGTGCACTTCGTCGGCAAGGCCGCGACGTTCAACCTCCTCTACGCGTTCCCGCTGCTGCTGCTCGGCGAGGGCACCAGCACCTTCGCCGCCTGGGCGCTGCCGATCGGCTGGGCCTTCGCGTGGTGGGGGACCGTCCTCTACTGGGTCGCCGGGGTGATGTACATCGTGCAGGCCCGGCAGGTGGTGGCTGCGCACCCGGTGCCGGCGACATGA
- a CDS encoding DUF881 domain-containing protein — translation MNTPPTSHRDTAPPTTTPGRRPDESMTLLISMMERPLDPGYAAAAAQREAAGLPASTGTRTPTVLVAAVVTGLLLTLGALALRTPSTSAIRAKANLVSQIEGRRAEVDRQEAQLRTVQADVDRLQAQALGQDESSLQTRLTTLTLASGAEPVTGPGIVVELDNAPGSDDTSADGNPRTDADKDEGKVFSKDLQVVVNGLWEAGAEAIAVNGQRLTSRSAIRFAGEAILVNYRPLARPYRISVIGDPDSLQVEFAGNDGGAYARALHDNYDIRVSIDAAKSLTLPAATSLTVRDATVPRPASSPPTATTGKSSPSTPSTPSTPSTSSTSSTSESSP, via the coding sequence ATGAACACCCCGCCCACGTCCCACCGCGACACCGCGCCTCCGACCACCACGCCGGGACGCCGCCCCGACGAGTCGATGACCCTGCTCATCTCGATGATGGAACGACCGCTCGACCCCGGGTATGCCGCCGCAGCAGCCCAGCGCGAAGCCGCCGGGCTCCCGGCCAGCACCGGCACGAGGACGCCGACGGTCCTGGTGGCCGCGGTGGTCACCGGCCTGCTCCTGACGCTCGGCGCCCTCGCCCTGCGCACCCCGTCGACGTCGGCGATCCGGGCGAAGGCCAACCTGGTCAGCCAGATCGAGGGCCGGCGGGCCGAGGTCGACCGCCAGGAGGCGCAGCTGCGCACGGTGCAGGCCGACGTCGACCGACTCCAGGCGCAGGCACTCGGCCAGGACGAGTCCTCGCTGCAGACCCGGCTCACCACGCTCACCCTGGCGTCCGGCGCGGAGCCGGTGACCGGCCCCGGCATCGTCGTGGAGCTCGACAACGCGCCGGGCAGCGACGACACGAGCGCCGACGGCAACCCGCGGACCGATGCCGACAAGGACGAGGGCAAGGTCTTCTCGAAGGACCTCCAGGTCGTCGTCAACGGACTCTGGGAGGCCGGCGCCGAGGCGATCGCGGTGAACGGGCAGCGACTCACCTCGCGGTCCGCGATCCGGTTCGCCGGGGAAGCCATCCTGGTCAACTACCGCCCGCTCGCCCGCCCCTACCGGATCAGCGTCATCGGCGACCCCGACTCGCTGCAGGTGGAGTTCGCCGGCAACGACGGCGGGGCCTACGCGCGGGCACTGCACGACAACTACGACATCCGGGTGTCGATCGACGCGGCGAAGAGCCTGACCTTGCCGGCGGCCACCTCGCTCACCGTCCGGGACGCCACCGTGCCCAGGCCCGCCTCGAGCCCGCCCACCGCCACGACCGGCAAGTCCTCGCCGTCAACCCCGTCAACCCCGTCAACCCCGTCAACCTCGTCCACCTCGTCCACGTCGGAGAGCTCACCGTGA
- a CDS encoding YdeI/OmpD-associated family protein: MEFTTEVLQTGKTTTGLVVPDEVVAGLGGGKRPKVTVTINGKTYRSSIASMGGRSMVGVSAENRALTGVSGGDVVTVEVQLDTAPREVEVPEDFAAALEVVPEAKAVFARQSYSHQRAHVDAINGAKAPETRRRRVDKAIEMLKAQSQG; encoded by the coding sequence ACCGGGCTCGTCGTGCCGGACGAGGTCGTCGCAGGTCTGGGCGGAGGCAAGCGGCCCAAGGTGACCGTCACCATCAACGGCAAGACCTACCGCAGCAGCATCGCCTCGATGGGCGGTCGCTCGATGGTCGGCGTGAGTGCCGAGAACCGCGCGCTGACCGGGGTCTCGGGTGGCGATGTGGTGACGGTCGAGGTCCAGCTCGACACCGCGCCTCGGGAGGTCGAGGTGCCCGAGGACTTCGCCGCCGCGCTCGAGGTGGTGCCGGAGGCGAAGGCGGTGTTCGCGCGCCAGTCCTACAGCCACCAGCGCGCCCACGTCGACGCCATCAACGGCGCCAAGGCACCCGAGACCCGTCGGCGGCGGGTCGACAAGGCCATCGAGATGCTCAAGGCCCAGTCCCAGGGCTAG